Genomic segment of Vulpes lagopus strain Blue_001 chromosome 7, ASM1834538v1, whole genome shotgun sequence:
ggtttctacttttggctattataaacaatgctgttatgaacatttgtgtacaaatctTCATttgaacatatgtttttatttctcttgagtatacatacccaggagtgggattcttttgtaacttttttttttttaatttttatttatttatttatgatagtcacacagacagagagagagaggcagagacacaggcagagggagaagcaggctccatgcaccgggagcccgatgtgggattcgatcctgggtctccaggatcgcgccctgggccaaaggcaggcgccaaaccgctgcgccacccagggatccctcttttgtaactttttatgtATGAAAACTTCCAAATGCATGCAAAAGTAGACTGAGTGGTATAttgaccaccaccacccccaacacacacacacacacacacacacacacacacacacacacactcccttccCTATGCACCCATCATCCAGCTTTAACACTTATCTGATCCTAACTAGTCTTATTTCACCCACCGTGTTATTTCAAAGCAAATGCCAGGCTTATTATCATTTCACCTATAGATAGTCCCGCATTtatcttggtttttaaatttttatttcttatatttttgaaaaagaggagCAGGGAAGGTGCAGAGAGGcaaaaaagcagagggagagaaagaatcccaagcaggctccatgcccagcacagagccagacatggggctcgatctcacaaccctgatatcatgacctgagccaaaatcaggagtcggatgcttcattgcctgagacacccaggtgccccatctttgtttttttaactatttttaattcatatacaatattatattagttttaggtatataacAGTGATTTagtatttggttttttgttttgttttgtttttaaagattttatttattcatgacagacccagagagacaaggagagacacaggcagagggagaagtaggctccctgtggggaacctgatgtgggactcaatcccaggactcttggatcatgacctgagccactcaggcatcccgtgtgttatttgttatttgtatatGTTACAAAATGTTTACCATTACTAAGTGTAGTTACcctatataagtgaaatcagtcttttctttctgtcttatttcactaaGCCTAATATCTTCTAGGTTTAtcctatgttgttgcaaatgccaagattagggctgagtaatattccactgaatCCACATACCAtgtcatctttatccattcatctcttcatGGACatgagctgcttccatatcttgactattgtaaataatattgcaatgaacataggggggtgcatatatctttttgaattagaacttttgttttcttcaggtaaatatgTAGAAGTAGAACTGCTCAAcagtagggtagctctatttttaaattttgaggaacctccatattgttttccagagtggttgcatcaatttacattctcaccaacagtacacaagggttcccttttctccacagcctcaccaacatttgttattttaatcttatttttttttaaagtaggcttcatgcccagcatagagcccaacacagggcttgaactcataaccctgagatcaagaccaaaGCTGAGATTAAGAGACCCttaactgcagagccacccaggtgttgctatttcttgtcttttttaattttaggccttctgacaggtgtgaggtgctatctcattgtggttgttatttgtatttccctggtgatgaatgatgttgagcatcttttcatgtgcctcttGGTGATCTgtcattggagaaatgtctattcaaatcctctgtGCATTTTTTATTCAGACTGGTGTTTTTGGttattgagttataggagttctttatatattttggatactaaccccttgtAGAATACagcatttgcaaataccttctcccatccAGTAGGCTGCCTTTGCCTTCTgtgatgatttccttcactgtgcaaaccTTTTGTTTGATGTGAtcccaatagttgatttttgcttctgttgccttCAATAGTTACCTTTAAAAGATAAGagcctcttgggatccctgggtggcgcagcggtttggcgcctgcctttggcccggggcgcgatcctggagacccgggatcgaatcccacatcgggctcccagtgcatggagcctgcttctctctccacctgtgtctctgcctctctctctctctctctctgtgactatcataaataaataaaaaaaaaaattaaaaaaaaaataaaaaaaaaaaataaaaaaaaaataaaagataagagcCTCTTGCAAATAACTACCATACCATCAGCAAACCTGAAAAAATATCATCCTTAATATCACCAAATATTTCCAACATTCACATTTATCtggttgcccccccccccccacacacacacccacaccaccACTAGTTGGTAGAAGTCCTGTTCTGAGTTTGAGCCAAGGATTCCACGTTGCATCTGGTTGAAAGGGCTCTGCAGTCTCTTTCATCCGTAGGGCCCcttcccactttttcttttcctccttgtttATTTGTAGAAGAAGCTGGGCTGTGTGTCCTGGAGCGCTCCTCACAGTCTGGATTTTGCTTATTTCCTCCCCATGGCCCTCTCGCCAGCCCCTGGTTTTCCTGTAAACTACGGTAGTTAGATTTAGACAACTGgcctgatttattttgttttctaaaaggaCCATTTAATTCTTTCAGTGAATCTTTATGGAGCCCCTGGTGTGTCCCCAGCCCTAAACCCTCGCTGGGGACCGCGGCCGACAGCGGGCTGTCCTCCCCTCGGGCTGCTCCAGGCCGGCGGGCAGTGGTGCCCACCTGGGGTGGGCTCGATCCCCCAGAcctgctgccccccagccccggtGCCCAGCAGGTGCTTTGCCAGGCATGTCTGTTGTTGATGGGGCCCGAGGGCTGCCTGGGCTCCGGGTGACGCTGCGTCCATCCACAGGCCCGAGCCGTGGCGTTGTCAGAGTGGGGCGCCGTCACCCGCCCGTGCTGCGCATGGTTCTGGAGGCGCTGCAGGCGGGAGAGCAGCGCCGGGGCACCTCGGTGGCCGCCATCAAGGTTTACATCCTGCAGAAGTACCCGACGGTGGATGTCATCCGGCTCAAGTACCTGCTGAAGCAGGCCCTGGCCACTGGCATGCACCGCGGCCTCCTTGTCAGGCCCACCAACTCCAAGGCCAAGGGGGCCACCGGCAGCTTCAAAGTGAGCCTGCTTGGGCTGGacagtggggctgggggaggccaggGCGGGAGAGACTGGGCCCCAGAGTGGGAACCTCCCTCCCGACTCCTCCCCGGGCCCTGGGTGCTGGCCCCCTGCCGAGAGGCTTTTCTTTCCCCAccttctctccctgtcttcctTGTGTCTTCTTGGAGATGCCCTCTCCTCCAGGGAGCTTAGTGGTGTGCCTTGCCTGAGACCCTGCAGGGGCCCAGTTTCCCTGCTGTGCCCACTTTCATCCCTGTCACGTGCATTCAGTGACCAGGGACTGTGTCCATTGTGCTCACTTCTGGGTCCCGAGTACCCACAGCAGCTCCCTGGAACTCTTCACAACGGACAAGGCACACCCAACCAGGAGGTCTAGAAGGTCACAGTTGGGTTTGCACCTCGTGCCCTCTGGCTCCAAACCCCGGGTCTCCAAACCAGGGCTGGCACCTCCCAGAGCCACAACATCCTCCCCTTTCCAAGGGGAGGGTCCCAGAAGGGAGGCAGGCATTCAGGGCCACCTAGAGCTGAGGGCAGATTGGGCACAAAATTGAACCCCAGCATTGTGACTGCCAGCTGCCACCAGGGAAATCTCAGGGACCCAGACATGGGGTCTGTCTTGGCATTGCTGTGCCCTGGCATGTGGCAGTTGCTCTTACAGTAACCGTAGAACACTGTGGAACTTTCTCAACTGCCATGTTCCAGTCCCCATGGTAACCAGGTAGCTGAGGACAGCTCCGTCCTCGTAGAACTCCCAGGCAAGGGCCAGAGCTGGACATAGCTATGGCAAGGCCAGACGCACAGGGTGGGGTCAAGGAGAGTTGAGGAGGTAGACACTGGGGGTGCTCATGGCTGGGTTAGGCTCTAGGGCCTGAGAGCCAGCCAGGAAAGAGGGCTGAAGGGAGGGGAGACAGGGAAGAAGCCTGGAGTGTCATGGAGctaagagagtgtgtgtgtgtgtgcatgcgcgtgcacgtgtgcacacacgcgtgtgcacatgtgtgctaGGAGCAGGGGTGGTTTCTGGTCTTGATGGTAATAGGAAGCCATGAGAttttgggggcagagggagcaacatCATTAGAGGTGGGCTCTAGCAGGACAGAGACCACTTGTTTGCCCGGGGCTCTCGAATTGCCCTGCCTCTCACCCACTCCCTGATGGCCCTATTGTAaagatgggaagactgaggctAGTGGGAGAAGAGAACACTTGGCCGAGTTGCAAAGTTGTGAACTCTGAGCTATCTGACTTGGAAGGTCCACCCGAGAGGCAAAAGGGAGATGTAGGGAGTTATGGAGGTGTGAGGCatgaggtgggggcagggcctaggtgggagaaggagggggcGTCAGAGCCACAATGAATGGGAAGAGGTATGGGGTGAGAGGTCAAAAGAGATTCAGAGATGAGCATCTCGGAGGACTGGGGTCAGGACTCAGTGTGTGCTGTGCAGTTTATTCCCAGGAGCCTGGCTTTGAGACTTCTAGACACAGGGCTAGAGTGGGGCGGAGGAGGTGTGCCTGTACATAAGAGAACCTAGGGTGTGTCTAGGAGACTCGGGTTCCCCTCCACTCTGCTCCTATTTAGGAGCAACACCCCTCCCTTGAAGAGCAATACAAGGACAGAATGTGTCTTCGGCATCAGGCATTTAGGAAGTGGTCATGCATCTGCCGCCCCCCCCCGACTTTGCCTCCTCTTTTGGAACAAAGccttcctctctgagcctcgtgTAGGGTCCTGGGGTATGAGACACTGAGAACTTCTCTCTATTCCACCAGTTGGTTCCCAAGCATAAAAGGAAAGTTCAACCCAGGAGGACCTCCACCATGACTGCTCCGAGGAGACCCGGTGAGGGCAAGGAGGAGGTCCCCAAGAAGCCAAAGGAggcaaagaaggaccctcccaaTCCAGACAAGGTGAAAAGGGGACCCAGGAAGCCAGGAGAGGCGAGGACTGCTCCTCCCAAACCAGGTACAGCCAAGGAGAAGGCTCCCAAGAAAGGCAGCCAGACCAAAAACCAAGAGGCAAGAGTGAGTGAGGCCAGGAAGGTCTCCCAACAGCCAGACAAGGCCACGCAGGCCCTTCCCAGGGCCACGGGGCCCAGTGGGAAGTCAAAGGTCAAAGGCAGGAGGAATAGCCAAGGTAGGTGTGTGAGTGGGGTGAGAGGAGCGCTGGGGACAGGGGTTTGCGGCAGCCACTGCATatgaggtgggagggtgggaggggcctGCTCTCCAGTGGAGGTTCCTTATCTAGCAAGTGTGCCTGAATGCTTGGCTTGACCTGGAGAGTAGGGGAACTCATGGTAGATGTGGGAGGGTAGGTTTAGGGAAGGGGGAGcctagagagagaaggagcctgACTCATCTGAGAGAAGTCAGgagaagcttcctggaggaggtgtccCAGGGTGCAAAGCTTTGCCCAGAGGCATGCACAGAAGTGCAGATAGTTCTGTGTGCAGTGTGGGAAATAGGGGAGCCTGTGAAGGGCAGCTGGGAGCCTGGAATGTATCTGGAGGACAATGAGGAGCCATGGAAGGTCTTCGAACAGGGAACAGCCTAGGGTACagggtatattttaaaatgtatcacaGCTGCTATGTGGAAGACAGGCAGAAGACTAGAGACTAATAAACTGAGTTAGGGGTCTTTGGTGCAGGTGAACACAGAGCCTGCCTGGTGTCTTGCTCAGGGTGAGAGATGGTCTTCCTCAGTCCAGTTAATCCCCCAACCATCCCATGAGAGAGATGCTGTTGCCCGCAGTTTGCAGATCAGGGCACCCAGGCTAAGAGGGGCTTGACCGACTTGCCCCAGGCTGCAGAGCCCATAAGTGTCAGAGTGAGGAGCCCTGGTCCTCCCTTCCCGGCGGCCAGCGGCTCCTCCTGAAAGGGCTCCTTCCCACatgctctccctgccctctgacaGGTGGTGAGAcccacaggaaaacaaaagctgGGAGTCAGAATTCAAAATCCACCATCCCCAAGGTGGGTGTCTGTGTGACTCCCCTGGTCTgggtctccctgctgagcaggcgcGAGCTCGGGTGTCGCACACCCGGCCCCTGGAAGGTTCCATGGAGAAGGGGGTAATTTGCTTTTGTACAAAGCACAGTTCACCTCTGTCTGGCCCTCCGATGCTCTGAGGATCATCACCCTCATTTCACACGTAAGAGATGGGGTCTCTTGTCCAAAGTCACCCAGACTTCCACCCTCTTGGAGCCCACTGGGATTTCAGCCCTTTTCTTGTGAGCTCCACGCTATGTGCCCAATCCTGCCCCACTCTGTCTTCTTGTTCCTGGTTTGCTTTCTTATAGGGCACGAATGGTGCTGCTTCTCCAGCCAAGAAGGAAAACCGTGCCCCTAAAGAAGTCGTTGCCCATGCGGCCAAGGAGGGACCTAAAGCCAAGGCTGCTGCTCCTCCGAATGGTGGCAGGTCTAAGACGCTGCCTGAACACCTGGCCAGGAAGACAGAGGCCCCCAGGGGCCCTAGGAAGGCTGGCATGCCCACCAAGTCCTCCTCATCCAAACTGGCCAGTAGGAAGACAGAGACTGAGAGCTAGAGCTGGGATGGAGACACTGAGGTTCTGCCTGAGTTTTTATTCCCCAACAAACTGTCActctatttatttcattgtaaactATTTATCAataaaggctttttttccccctcacaaaTTGGTGTGGGTGGAGGCTGATTTTTACCGTCTTTGGTTTGGGCCCAGATAGGAACTCCTACCCTGGGTGAGACAGGTTGTACAACATAAAGGGCTGGTGCAGGGGTCCAAGGTATGGAGGGGCCTGTGAAGGTATGGGAGGGGTGTTAAACCCAGCCTGAGATCTGGGactgcttcctggaggaggtggctttTGGTCTTAAAGGATGAGCAGGAGATGGATGAGGCAGAGGACCCAGCATGTGAGGTGGGGCTGGACAATGTGGTGGAAGGAGGGGGTTTGTGGCTCTGAGAGGAGCATGGGGTAGGGAGAAGAGTGAGTGATGGTGTGGTCAAGGGAAGGTAGACAATTGGGGGGCATGGAGGGTTATAGGCATGGAAGAGAGCCTAACGTGGTGTGTGTTTAGAAAGAGCCCTCTGGCTACAGAGAGGACTTTTCAACAATAGTTACTGACTGAGGCCCTGCTGTAAGcaacagaaagaggagaaagtgcaaaggccctgtggtgggaaCATGCTTGACAGTTCAAAGTGCCTCAGGGAAGGCCCATGTGGCTAAAGTC
This window contains:
- the LOC121495146 gene encoding histone H1.8-like codes for the protein MAPGSIASSDISTSSTSTEGSSVVSGSEKPGPSRGVVRVGRRHPPVLRMVLEALQAGEQRRGTSVAAIKVYILQKYPTVDVIRLKYLLKQALATGMHRGLLVRPTNSKAKGATGSFKLVPKHKRKVQPRRTSTMTAPRRPGEGKEEVPKKPKEAKKDPPNPDKVKRGPRKPGEARTAPPKPGTAKEKAPKKGSQTKNQEARVSEARKVSQQPDKATQALPRATGPSGKSKVKGRRNSQGGETHRKTKAGSQNSKSTIPKGTNGAASPAKKENRAPKEVVAHAAKEGPKAKAAAPPNGGRSKTLPEHLARKTEAPRGPRKAGMPTKSSSSKLASRKTETES